From a single Photobacterium gaetbulicola Gung47 genomic region:
- a CDS encoding transcription elongation factor GreB (COG0782): MKTNLITREGYDKLKNELDFLWKEERPEVTKKVTWAASLGDRSENADYPIDLLQQY, translated from the coding sequence ATGAAAACCAACCTCATTACCCGCGAGGGCTATGACAAACTGAAAAATGAGCTCGATTTCCTGTGGAAAGAAGAGCGCCCCGAAGTGACCAAGAAGGTAACCTGGGCCGCCAGCCTCGGCGACCGCTCGGAGAATGCCGATTACCCTATAGATCTACTACAGCAGTACTAA
- a CDS encoding osmolarity response regulator (COG0745), with the protein MQENYKILVVDDDMRLRALLERYLSEQGFQVRSVANGEQMDRLLSRETFHLMVLDLMLPGEDGLSICRRLRNANNMLPILMLTAKGDEVDRIVGLEVGADDYLPKPFNPRELLARIRAVLRRQTVEAPGAPSVDSKIIEFGEFRLNLGTREMFRGEESMPLTSGEFAVLKALVTNAREPMSRDKLMNMARGREYSAMERSIDVQISRLRRMIEEDPSRPRYIQTVWGLGYVFVPDGSEA; encoded by the coding sequence ATGCAGGAAAATTATAAGATTCTAGTTGTTGATGATGACATGCGTCTGCGTGCGCTGCTGGAACGTTACCTCTCTGAGCAGGGCTTCCAAGTGCGTAGCGTGGCCAACGGTGAGCAAATGGACCGCTTATTGTCCCGTGAAACCTTCCACCTGATGGTCTTGGATCTGATGCTGCCGGGTGAAGATGGCCTCTCGATTTGCCGCCGTTTGCGTAATGCCAACAACATGCTGCCGATCCTGATGCTGACCGCCAAGGGGGACGAAGTCGATCGCATCGTCGGCTTGGAAGTCGGTGCCGACGACTACCTGCCTAAGCCATTCAACCCGCGTGAGCTGCTGGCACGCATCCGTGCTGTTTTGCGCCGCCAGACGGTTGAAGCGCCGGGTGCACCGAGTGTTGACAGCAAGATTATCGAGTTCGGCGAGTTCCGCCTGAACCTGGGTACCCGCGAAATGTTCCGTGGCGAGGAGTCGATGCCGCTGACATCAGGCGAATTTGCGGTATTGAAAGCCTTGGTCACCAATGCCCGTGAACCGATGTCCCGCGACAAGCTGATGAACATGGCCCGTGGCCGTGAATACTCGGCAATGGAGCGTTCAATTGACGTTCAGATCTCGCGTCTGCGCCGGATGATTGAAGAAGACCCAAGTCGCCCACGCTACATCCAGACCGTATGGGGACTGGGCTACGTATTCGTACCGGACGGCAGCGAGGCGTAA